The Cyclobacteriaceae bacterium genome includes a region encoding these proteins:
- a CDS encoding DUF190 domain-containing protein, giving the protein MIQAQIFFDRDKFKDDKPMTDYIMEFLAENDIIGATAFRGELGFGENQKINRPGRLFSFDEPPMVVTFIDEDDKVRKVLTAYRKKVKSGFIVLTHVEIWK; this is encoded by the coding sequence ATGATACAGGCTCAGATTTTTTTCGACAGAGACAAGTTCAAGGACGACAAGCCCATGACCGATTACATTATGGAGTTCCTGGCAGAGAATGACATCATTGGCGCTACTGCTTTTCGTGGTGAGCTTGGATTTGGCGAGAATCAAAAGATCAATCGCCCTGGAAGACTTTTCTCCTTTGATGAACCTCCAATGGTGGTAACGTTCATCGATGAAGATGACAAAGTCAGGAAAGTGCTTACTGCCTACAGAAAAAAAGTTAAGAGTGGATTTATTGTTCTTACCCACGTAGAGATCTGGAAATAA